CTCCGCCGCTTCCCAATCCGACGATTGTAATTTTAATATCATCGAAAATATCCGGATTAAGCAGATATTCAATCCTATCGAACTGCAATGTCTTCAATATGTTTGTGTGAATCTTTACCCGGCCATTCTTCTTTTCCATTTCTTCTCCAAATATCATATTTATTTAACCAAACTGCTGTTCTGGCAACTACGTATGCAAGGGAATATACTGAACTCCAATGATCTGGTCTCATAATACAGAGATTACCTGCATAATACTTATGAGGACATTCTTCATCAATTTCAAAATCAATTAATTCTATAATAGGGATTTCATATGGATAAGAATCTGTAACAGATATTCGAACATTATAAGAATTGTTTAGATTTGTAGTCAACAAACCTCTTACAGAAGTTATTTTCTTATCAATACCATAAAATTCGAATTGCGGAAAGAACATTTTAAGTTTTCTTTTTTCAGCGATAATTCTTGGTTCTAGAAAATCACTTCCTATAAATAATATATCACGGTTAACTTGTATTCCTTGCATTTCTGCCTCCTCGTTTATATTCGCCTTTGTTATCTCTGAAAATTACTGTTTTCTCTGTAGTACTTCTGGGAGCTTCTCCTGGAGCGTAGATATTCCCTTTATCGTTAACTTCAATAATTTCTTCTTTTTCTTTTTGTTCTTCGAAAATTTTCTTGGTTTCATTTTCTGTCGGCACATTGCCTCCTTTTAATTTATTGAAAAATATTATTAGCTTTATCAAAACTTGATAAGAATAAGGAGAATATTTGCTATTTATTAAATCTCTTAAATAGCAGATCGAGTAGTATCCATAGTAGGTTTAGAGATTTATGCACGAAATGAAAAAAATAATTTGAATATTGTCAAGGTAAATAAATATAAAATTAAATATTTTTTTTTATTTAAGCTTATCTTCTAATAAATTAAACTTGACTAATATTTAATTAATAAATTTTTTGTGATATTGAATTCAATCATTTAATTCTTGTTGTATATGAACCACAAAATATATAAATAAATATTCTTTACTCTCCAGTTATGACAACCAAAAACAAAACATTAAAAAACAATGAAAATAATTTTCAAGATGAAGCAATGAAATTATTAAAAGAAGTAAATCAAAAATTAGATTACATAATAAAATTGTTAAGGGAAGAAGAACTAAAATATCCATTTCATAATAACTATCAAGAATTCATTGAACATAACGATCATAAAAAATTATAGGACACTCACAAATCAAACTCACATTCACAACAACTAATTAAATTACAGCAGGCATATATCTCCATGATCAAAGAATCGGGATTGATAAAAGCTGCTGTAGTTTAATTATACCAACAGAAGTTTTCAATTAAAGAAAACAGTTATTTGGCCCGTTCCGGCTGAAATAAGCCCAAATACGACCAAATCCCCTAGATGAAAGACTGCAATCCTAATTCTCCAAAAAACTAAGAAAATAATTCTAAAATATTTTGCAGACTCAATAATAAATCACTTGAGTCTGCAAACTTAAGCGGAGGAATAAAAAATGAACTTAATCGAAAAACAAAATAATGGGACACTTTTCATAGACCCATCAAACAAAATAAAAACCGAATTAACGGAAAAAGAAGTAACTGAATTATTAACAAAATTAGATGAAGAAATTGAAAAGGATTCTTCATTAAATCTCAATATGTGGTCATTAAATTTTAACAACAAAGAAATCTATGGATTACTGGATGCAAGAGCCGGACCAAACGAAGAAGATCTACTAAGAATAATCTTTTCCGAAGAATTCTGACCCGAAACACTAAACTCAAATAAATAAAATAATTCATACAGACTCAATTAACATTACTTGAGTCTGTATAAAATAATCGGAGGTAAAAAATGAACATATTAAAAAACAAAATGAAGGCTCGCTATGCATAGTAGCCACAAGAGCAGTAGCAGCAAAACTGACACCGGATGAAATGCATGAAGCACTTCAAAAACTTGAAGTAAAAATGCAAAAACAAGATCCGCTTAACCCGGATCTTTGGACAGTATACGTCAACAACTATAAACTTTGGGGTATACTTGACCATAGAGCCGGACCAACAGGAGAGGATTTGCTAACTGTATTATTCCCGGAAGATTATTAAATCTTCCATATTTTTTTTACAGCCTCAATCACAAAGTACTTGAGTCTGTAAAACGAGGTGGAAAAGATGGAAATGCAAGAAAATAATACACTAGGAAGACTATATGTTATATATTCAAGGAAAGTAGCTTCAATATTAAATCAAGAAGAAAAAAAACAATTATTGGAAATACTAATCGAGAAAATCAACAACGAAAATCCGCAAGATATGGAAACATGGACTGTTAAAGTTAATAAGCATGAAATTTGCGGAATTTTCGATAAAGATGATGTTAACTTTTCCGCCGATTCACTAACTGTAGTATTCCTTAACGAATTCGAAAACCCTAAATTTTACATTTAACAATTTTGGAGATCAAGCATCAAAACTTGACAGTTGTTTAGCCTTATAGTAGTTTATAAGTATGAAAAATACTTCAATGAACATCATACCCACAATAGCAGAAATTCAAAAAGCCGCTAATAAAAACCTCATATTAAAATTCTCAACCTTTGCAAAGTTAAAAAACATCAACAGAAACATGGTTTATCAATTAAGAGATTCAAACTCAATTGATACCATAAAAATTGACAAAGTTGAATTCGTAATAATGAACGATAAAGCAAAGAAATACCAAAAATCCAAATAACATCAAACCCTCAAATTAAAACCAATCACAAAATAAAATAGTATCGGAAATTACTATAATAGGAAGATTGTGACCAACTGCTAAACAACTGCAAAGGAAAAGTTTGATCTCCTCAAAAAAAAAGGAGACCAAAATAATGCAGCACCAAATCAAAGAACAAATTTGCCAGTGTAATGACGGCAAATACAGACTAAAATCCAACTGCACCGAATTTAACGATGAATGGTATGAAACTTATTACCTAAACGAACAAACAATAGTTTTTAACCATGAAAGATTTTGGATAGATGATTGTATCTACTCAGAATACTTAAACAAATACTTACCCGAAGATGAATTTTACGACTCTCACTATTATTGTAATGGATGTGATAGATACTATCACCAAAACGAAGAAAGTGAACACGTATACGGCGGAACAAGTTATTGCAGTGAATGTTACTATCAAAACCACACATACTGCCATAATTGCCAAGAACCAATAACCAATGATGAATCATACTATTCGGAAATCACAAACAACGATTATTGCGATAACTGCTACCACGATTTACACAGCTACTGCGAAAACTGCGGAGAAGATTACTGGAGTGACGACGGTTGTGACTGCGGTGTCGCAATACATAATTACTCATACAAACCCAACCCAATATTCTTCAACAGTCCAAAAGAGAAAAACAAATATTACATAGGCGTAGAACTTGAAACAGAATCCAAAGGAAACGACAGGCAAAAATGTGCACAAGAAGTATGTGATATTTCTGAACTATTCTACTTAAAAAACGACAGCAGTATTGATGACGGATTTGAAATAGTAACACACCCATTCAGTTTTGAATGGTTCAAAGAACATAAAAACATATTCAAAAGTCTACTGGAAACCCTAAGAAGTAATGGATATAGGTCATATAACACAACCACTTGCGGAATACATATTCACATATCCAAAAAATATTTATCCGGACTGGACATAGCTAAACTGCATTTATTCTTCTGCCAAAATGAAGGATTTATAAAAACAATATCTCAAAGAAATCCAAACAACCTTGACCAATGGGGCAAGATAAAAAAAGACAAAAAAGCAATTTATGACCAAAGTAAAAAAAAGGGAGGAAGCGAAAGATACACCGCAATAAACCTTCAAAACCAACACACAATAGAATTTAGAATATTCAGAGGAACACTAAACGACTATTCATACTTCAAAAATATTGAATTCATAGCTGCAATATGCTCCTATGTGAAAACAACCTCACTACAACAACTAACATCAGAAACATTTTACAACTATGTAAAAAAAGACAAAAACTTCAAAAACCTAACAAAATTCATGGAGTCAAAAAAATGTGCATAATAATATTAAACACAAAAGAACACTTAACAAAAGAACTGTTAAATGAATGCTGGCAAACCAACAGCGACGGAGCCGGAATAATGTACGCAATAGATGGAAAAATAAACATCTTCAAAGAACTGAAAAATTTCAATACGTTTTATGAATATTACTCAACACTAAGAAAGGAATTTAAGAAAACAAAAATTGCACTTCACTTCAGAATAGCAACATCCGGAAACATAGATCTTTATAATATTCATCCGTTTTATGTAAATGAAAATCTCGCATTCATGCACAACGGAATAATAAACATACTGCTACAGAAAAAATCCAAAATTAGCGACACAATAGCATTCAACCAAAAAATACTAAAACAACTACCGCAAAACTTCCTAAACAACCACGCATTAGTTGAACTTATTTCAAGGTACGCAGAAAGATCAAAACTACTATTTATGAACAACCACGGCAAATACTGGATAATAAACGAACACCTTGGACATTGGGACAAAAAAGGTAACTGGTACAGCAATTACAATTACTGCGAACTGCCATTCCTAAAACAACAAAACATAACTTGGACACACGATCTACTCGACTACGAATTTTGCCAATACTGCGGAATAGAATTACTTGAAGAAAGGGAAGTGGTAAATGAAACTTGCTACGGGTGCATGCAAAAATTTGCAACTGAAATAGGGATATTTTAATAACTATGTTTTAAAGTAAATTCAGGAACAGAGTCTTGTTAAGATCTGTTCTTTATTAAAATAGAAATTGTGAATTAAAATAAAAAAGATTTTTTAGAATTTTCAATCATAATTTATGATTGAACAAGAGAGTGTAAAGTTTTTGTGTAAATAGAAAAATGAGATATTAAAATCAAGAAATCTTTCCTTAAAATGAACAGAAAAATTTGACAAAATAATAGCCCAGTTTTGAAATGGTAGTGTCCATTTTTTAGATAAATCTCTATAAGCAAGATAAAGCATTTTTTTAAGAACATCATTGTTTGGAAAAAGAGCTCTGTTTTTAGTTACTTTTCTAATCCGTTAGCTAACGGATGCCATTGTTCTGAAATAACAACTATTTTATCTGTAATATTTGAAACCAGAGTATGACTAATATCAATACCATATAACTCTGTTATATGAGATTGTATATCTCGAATTGTCATTCCTTTTGCGTACATAGAAATGATTTTATTCTCAATTGGTCCAATTGTTTTTTCATACTTTTATTACAATTATTGGATCAAATTCACCACTACGATCACTAGGAACAGAAATCTCAATTTCGCCGTTATCGTTCTTTAGAGATTAATGTGTTTTACCCTTTCTGGAGTTATAGTCGTTTTTACCAGCTGGTGAATATTTTTCATATCCTAAGTGTTCGGTTAATTCATTTTAGAGCATTTGTTCTAAGGATTGGGCTATAATTTTTTTTATTGCACCATCTTTGCCCATCAGACCATCATATGTTTTTGCTTTTGTAAGATCGCCTTTAATTGCTCAATCATTTTTTCGGTGAGCCTGCCTGCGGTAGACAGATTTCAATTTGTAATCTCCTTTTGGATTATGATATTAAATTAGTAATAATTTTTGAACAATTAAATGCTGTTTTGCTACAGTTTACCCCGCAATAGCGTTGTTCAACAGCATAAAATTAAGCTTCTTTATTAACCATTTACACAAATCTTTTTACACTACTAAAAAACTGTTAATAATTTAAAAACTATTTAATAAGATATTCTTTCAATTTTGCATATGCAATTTGATGTTTTTGTTTACTCATTTTTTCTAGATTCAATAGTTTCCATTTAACAGAAGGATATTGATCAAGATTTTTTATTCCGGATAATCCCCAATCCGGTTTTATATTCTTAAACGATAGGATAAACTCTTTTTGTTCTTCCGTTAATTTATTTTTAATATCAGTAATTAAATTTTTTCTAATATTAAGTAAATCTTCAAGAGAAACAATCACACTTGTCATTCCGATAAACTCGTTCTCATAAATTTGTTTTATTTCAATGAGATTTGGATTTAATACTTCCACCATTGGTCTATCGTGACTAATTAAATAAAAGATAAATGCAGTTATAATATCTTTGGTTATTCCTTCAATGCCAAATAAGAGTTTTATGTCAAATAAATCTCTAGGATGCTGCCTATCAAGAGCTGCACAAATCTTTCCTCCATATAAGTCAGCTAAAGATAAGCATTTTGCAGTGAGCGATAATTCGAATTCATCTTTTGCATTTTTGCATAAACTTAATTCTTTTGGATCAAAGACACTACCCCGAATAACTGTATTTGGTTCTATCTTTATTGTTGTTCCATTTTTATTTACAACAATTCCTCTAATAAATTTTGTACCGGATAAATATTTTTTTTGAATTGCAATTTCTGGAAATTGTCTCCCAATTAAATTACACACTTCATCTAGCCTTTTAGTAATATCTGCAAGTGATTCATCTCTAGATTTTAATTCTAAATATGTCAAATCGATATCTACAGATAATCTTGGAAGGTTTCTCACAAAAAAATTAATTGCAGTACCACCCTTAAGTGCAAATACTTTATGTTGATTTATAATTGGAAGAACTTGTAATAATAGTTCAGCCTGATTAAAATATTGAGTTTTGTTCATACTCTTTTGGTACTGTTATTTGATATTTTTTATCTAATGAACCGTCTTTTACAATGCTTATTTTACCTTTCCCAAAATCTACTTTCTCCAAATTAAGTTCTTTTATCCATGCATGATTATTTTTTTCTGCCATCCACATAAATATTCTTTTTACTTTAAATGAATCAACTTTTTGTAGTAATTGTTGAACTAGATCTGGACGGAGAGTTGTCAAATTTTCCATTATCAACATAACTTCATTAAATGATTGTTCAGAAGGTATAGAATATATCATTTCCATTGCAGCCAATTCCGCGGCTGATATTTTTATTTCAAAATTTCCCGCATTGTGATTAGTGAAAAAGTTTTTTTCATTATAGGGAAATACTTCTGTTTTCTTTAATACAATTCCTTGAAAATTTTTTAATACTAAGCTGTAGCTTTCATCTCTTTTTCCAAAAAAGTATTTGTCAGCTTCTCGAGCAAAATGTCCAAAACCTTTCAACTCCAATGCTGTTCTCGCACCGGCATGTATTGTTGTTTCTGTTTTATTCTGTATTCCATACAAAACTCCCATCCAGGTTATTTTATCTTCAGACAATTTATAAACTCCGCGGGAATATAGTTCAATCCAACCAGAATTTGAATACATTTTTAGTAACTGTGGAGAATAGCCTAATCTTTTCAGTTCTGTAACAGTTTTTATTGTACCGCGGGGCCAACTTTTTATAAGTTGGTTAGTTTTTGTTGTTTTTCGTATATGATTCATATATCATTATCTACATTTTTTAACCAAAGTTAATATTTGTTGAATTATGTATATAATATATATACGAAAATTAATATTTAATAACTAATAAATTTTCAAGAATTGTAATAATGTGAGTTTTAATCCGCATCGTTTTGGATTATTGGCATTTAGATTAAGTAATTAGGCATGGATACATCTCCAAATTGGAATTGGCGGGTTATGGTGTTGGAAGGAGTTGTGAGAAAATACTAAAAAATGTTTAAAATAATTAGTATAAATACTTATTTTAATAAAATGGCTTTAACACTGGTTACGAATTCTTTTTTTTGATTTTTATCACTAGCATAAATTCTTACAATATAAATACCACTTGACAAATTTATCGGTTTCCAGTTGAATACATGATATCCAGGATTATTTTCACCAATAGATATTGTTGTAACTTTCTGACCTAAAATGTTAAAAATTTCAAATTTAATTTCATAAAAGTCGGGAATGCCATATTCAAAATTTGTCTGATTATTAAATGGATTAGGATAATTTTGTGACATGACGAGTTTTTCGGGAATTGAACCTTCCAATGTTGTAAAATTCCAAATTTTTGACCAAGAACCAAAAACATTTTTTTTGCATTGTCGTACACGCCAAAAATATTTAGTTAATTTATTTAGATTATTGAAGTTGTAAATTGTATCCGGAAAAAAAATATTTTCTTTTAATACGAGTTGTACAAAATCTGAATCTAGAGAGATTTGTATTTGATAAAAATCAATATCAATTGATTTTTGCCAAACAAGATCAACTTTTTTTGAAATTTTTTCTGAATTATTAGTTGGAAAATTTAATTTTGGAGCTTGAATTTTACTTAATTCTTGGCCAAAGTAGGTATATGCTTTCCCATTATTATTGTATTCTTTTGAACTAGTTAGAATATCCATATAACCATCACCATTTATATCCCCAGCATTAGATACGACGGAACCAAATAAATCATCTCTATTTTCACCAATTAAAAAAATATCAGGTATTATATCCATTGAGCTTCCACCAAAATAAATGTATGCACTACCGGTATATGCATCGTAACCATGAGCACTAACAATAACATCATCATATCCATCTTTATTTATATCGCCTACTGTTGAAACTGAATAGCCAAAAGCATCATAAAAATTACCATCAGAAAGTTTAATATCAGGTTCAGAATCCATAGCATTTCCACCGAAATAAATGTATGAAGAACCAATCGATGTAGCAGAACCAGCCCCAATAATTATATCGGCATATCCATCGCTATTAACATCACCTGCAGCGGAAACCGATTGCCCAAAATTAACATCTGTTTTCTCGATAACAATAAATGAATTACTAATATCCAGTAAATTTTTATTGCCAAAATATATTGATACTGCATTATTATTGGGAACAGCGTTCTGATATGAAATTAAAAAATCATCATAACCATCATTATTAATATCGCCAGCAGAAGCTATTGAATGACCAAAATTAGAAGAACCATCTTTTTGAAGTATTAAGTCAGCAACATGATAAATATTATTACTACCCAAATAAATATTAACAGATCCATTTCCATTTTTATTTGAACCAATAGCTAAATCATCATAACCATCTCCGTTTATATCTCCAATTCCAGAAGCAGAGCTACAAAAATGATCATAAAATTTATTACCGATAAAAACTATATCGGGAATATTATCCATGAAACTACCACCAAAATATAAATATCCTTTTCCCTTATCAGATTCAAAAGAAGGTGCTCCAATAAAAACATCATTATAACCATCATTATTAATATCTCCGATCTTGGAGATTATTGTTCCAAAATAGTCTTGAGAGTTTTCTCCAAAACAAATAACATCAGCATAATTATCAACATCTGTACCTCCAAAATAAATATATGCACTTCCTTTATTTGAATCATAACCTCTTGCACTGATAATAATATCGTCAAATCCATCTTTATTAACATCTCCTAATGAAGATACAGAATAACCAAAAACGTTCTGTATGCCACTTCCTTGCATTGAAATTGTTGAAATATCATTAATTGAAGTGCTACCTAAGTAAATATTTGCTTTACCCTTATAATTGTAAAATCCATGAATTCCAATAATAAAATCAGCATACCCATCACTATTCACATCGCCAGCTTTTGAAACACAATTACCAAAAAAATCTACATTAGATTCACCGCTTAAAATAATGCTTGGCGAACTTGAAAATGGTTCACCTCCTAAATAAATATAAGCTCGACCTTGCGAAGATAAGTACGACGGATCTCCAATGCAAATATCATCATAGCCATCATTATTTATATCGTCAATAGAAGAGATGGAAAATCCGAACTCATCGTATTCTATATCATTACTTAAAATTATGTTTGGAGCGTCATTTAAGGATTCTCCTCCATAATAAATATAAACATTACCTTTTGTTGATGACTTCAATCCAATTATAATATCATCGTAACCATCTCCATTAACATCACATGCACCAGAAACAGATCTCCCAAATAAACCAATATCTGGCGAAGGAATTAATTCAATTTTAATGATATCATTTATTTCCTTATTCCCTAAATAAATGTAACATTTACCATTTGTCGAATTGTATCCATAGGCTCCAATAATAAAATCAGCATACCCATCGTTATTTATATCTCCTGCAAAAGAAATAGAACTACCAAAATAATTTTCTCTATCCTCTCCTTTTAATATAAGATCACAATTTAAATCAAAATCCTTACTCCCAAGAAAAAGATACGCTGCGCCGATGTAAAAATCGTTATCCGAACCAATTATAATATCATCATAACCATCATTATTAATATCCCCAACAGTTGCAACAACTTTACCAAATGAATACTCATCATAATTATAGCCGTTTATAATATAATCAACAATATCATCCATATTATCTCCACCTAAATAAACATATACCTTATTTGCAAGTGGGTCTCCAACTATAATATCATCATAACCATCATTATTGATATCACCTGCTGAGGAAACAGATTTTCCAAAAGAGTATCCATCTTCTTTTAAAATAATATCAGGTTTATTATTCATTGATGCACTCCCAAAAAAAATAGAAGCTTGATTGTTAATAAAGGCACCAATTATTACATCATCAAAACCATCATTATTAACATCACCTGCTGTGTTTACAGAATAACCAAATTGAGAATCGCCGGCTAAGTTATCTTCGGTAAAACCTAGAGAAAACTGGGTTTGACCATAAATATTTGAAAAAAAGTAAATATAAAAGACAAATAATATTGAGAGACTAGAGATAAAAGAGGTCATAAAGGAATTAAAAAGTTGTATAATTATTATTATTAGACTTTAACATTTTGATTAGTTTTGTATAAATAATAGTAATAACTTAAATATTAATAAAATGGGTTTCAAGTTTTTTTATATAGGATAGTAATAATATTTTGTTTTTTTTAATATCAGCTATTTCCTTTTGTATACTTTCTTAATTTTTGTAACCATGCCATTTCTCAAAATTACTTTCAATATCTGCATTTAGGTTAATTAATGAAGCTTGGACACTTCTCCAAATTGGAATTGGGCTTATGTTGTTGGAAGGAGCGGGGAGAAAATTGTGAAAAAAGTAAAAAATCAAGAATAGTTTATTTACAATGAACTTTATTTATTTCGTATTGAATGACTTAACAAAAACTAAATCAGTTCAGGATAATAATATTTTAATAAACCAGTAGTTAATTGATAACCTCGTAAAATTATTTTGCCCATTTCTTCTTTAGGCATTTTTGCAAAATCTGTTGGATAATCAATTACAATTTCTCTTGGAATTAAATCTTTAATATGTGGTTCTAATTTACCATCAATTTGGCCTAAGTATGCATTAACAAAACCATAAATTTTCTTAGTCTCTTTATAAATAAAAAGTTTATCGGTGTATAAATGGAGGACATTTTTAAATACTGTCGAAAAAGCTCTCGTCATCCTTGTTGCCCACCAACTAGGTTTGCAGTTTTTTCTAAATTGTCCATGGCCAGCGTTACAACAAATTATAAAATCCGATGGATAGTGGTTATAACTATATAATTCTTTCTTATTTGGTTCTAATACCGACACTCCAAGATTCTCGTATACTCCACCATCAGTAAGAAACAATCTTTCTTTTTTTATATC
The nucleotide sequence above comes from Ignavibacteriota bacterium. Encoded proteins:
- a CDS encoding class II glutamine amidotransferase produces the protein MCIIILNTKEHLTKELLNECWQTNSDGAGIMYAIDGKINIFKELKNFNTFYEYYSTLRKEFKKTKIALHFRIATSGNIDLYNIHPFYVNENLAFMHNGIINILLQKKSKISDTIAFNQKILKQLPQNFLNNHALVELISRYAERSKLLFMNNHGKYWIINEHLGHWDKKGNWYSNYNYCELPFLKQQNITWTHDLLDYEFCQYCGIELLEEREVVNETCYGCMQKFATEIGIF
- a CDS encoding nucleotidyl transferase AbiEii/AbiGii toxin family protein, which codes for MNKTQYFNQAELLLQVLPIINQHKVFALKGGTAINFFVRNLPRLSVDIDLTYLELKSRDESLADITKRLDEVCNLIGRQFPEIAIQKKYLSGTKFIRGIVVNKNGTTIKIEPNTVIRGSVFDPKELSLCKNAKDEFELSLTAKCLSLADLYGGKICAALDRQHPRDLFDIKLLFGIEGITKDIITAFIFYLISHDRPMVEVLNPNLIEIKQIYENEFIGMTSVIVSLEDLLNIRKNLITDIKNKLTEEQKEFILSFKNIKPDWGLSGIKNLDQYPSVKWKLLNLEKMSKQKHQIAYAKLKEYLIK
- a CDS encoding type IV toxin-antitoxin system AbiEi family antitoxin, with amino-acid sequence MNHIRKTTKTNQLIKSWPRGTIKTVTELKRLGYSPQLLKMYSNSGWIELYSRGVYKLSEDKITWMGVLYGIQNKTETTIHAGARTALELKGFGHFAREADKYFFGKRDESYSLVLKNFQGIVLKKTEVFPYNEKNFFTNHNAGNFEIKISAAELAAMEMIYSIPSEQSFNEVMLIMENLTTLRPDLVQQLLQKVDSFKVKRIFMWMAEKNNHAWIKELNLEKVDFGKGKISIVKDGSLDKKYQITVPKEYEQNSIF
- a CDS encoding FG-GAP repeat protein, which encodes MTSFISSLSILFVFYIYFFSNIYGQTQFSLGFTEDNLAGDSQFGYSVNTAGDVNNDGFDDVIIGAFINNQASIFFGSASMNNKPDIILKEDGYSFGKSVSSAGDINNDGYDDIIVGDPLANKVYVYLGGDNMDDIVDYIINGYNYDEYSFGKVVATVGDINNDGYDDIIIGSDNDFYIGAAYLFLGSKDFDLNCDLILKGEDRENYFGSSISFAGDINNDGYADFIIGAYGYNSTNGKCYIYLGNKEINDIIKIELIPSPDIGLFGRSVSGACDVNGDGYDDIIIGLKSSTKGNVYIYYGGESLNDAPNIILSNDIEYDEFGFSISSIDDINNDGYDDICIGDPSYLSSQGRAYIYLGGEPFSSSPSIILSGESNVDFFGNCVSKAGDVNSDGYADFIIGIHGFYNYKGKANIYLGSTSINDISTISMQGSGIQNVFGYSVSSLGDVNKDGFDDIIISARGYDSNKGSAYIYFGGTDVDNYADVICFGENSQDYFGTIISKIGDINNDGYNDVFIGAPSFESDKGKGYLYFGGSFMDNIPDIVFIGNKFYDHFCSSASGIGDINGDGYDDLAIGSNKNGNGSVNIYLGSNNIYHVADLILQKDGSSNFGHSIASAGDINNDGYDDFLISYQNAVPNNNAVSIYFGNKNLLDISNSFIVIEKTDVNFGQSVSAAGDVNSDGYADIIIGAGSATSIGSSYIYFGGNAMDSEPDIKLSDGNFYDAFGYSVSTVGDINKDGYDDVIVSAHGYDAYTGSAYIYFGGSSMDIIPDIFLIGENRDDLFGSVVSNAGDINGDGYMDILTSSKEYNNNGKAYTYFGQELSKIQAPKLNFPTNNSEKISKKVDLVWQKSIDIDFYQIQISLDSDFVQLVLKENIFFPDTIYNFNNLNKLTKYFWRVRQCKKNVFGSWSKIWNFTTLEGSIPEKLVMSQNYPNPFNNQTNFEYGIPDFYEIKFEIFNILGQKVTTISIGENNPGYHVFNWKPINLSSGIYIVRIYASDKNQKKEFVTSVKAILLK